AGAGAAGCACCAtcaccaaaaacaacaataacaataaacgAACGTCATAACTGCTCTCCCACGCACTTAGTTGCTCTCTCTCTtgcactctctttctctctcgctttTGGAAGCTTTTCAAGTATGCGTAGAAGCACCGCCTGTATTTAATCGCTCTCCCTATCTCTCTCCTTGGCTCTCCCACTATCTTACACACTCTCATTCTGTCTTTTTCACGCTCCCATGGCCTAAAGTTTATATTAGCGTGTGACGTTTGTGACCAAATCAGTACGTTTGCTTCCATCGTCCATAATACAAGTTTCCAAATCAATCTCGCCGCGTTTTACAAAATCAACCAAGTCATTTTAATATATAGCAGCACAGTCAGcgttttcatttgtttatcaacaaaaaaaaaaacaacacaaaacaaaaaaaatagctaaagaagaataaatagaaacgCGTAAAGCGTTTTTCGACTTTTTGCCAACTTATCTACGTCATCGACGcgcgcagcagcagcagctgcaaaAAAGCTCAGCGTGGGCAGCAGCACtcagtgagagagagaaaaagagaaaaacaacacACATTCATCAAGCGAGccaataaatttttttgaatttaattcaattgccaacaagaaatttaaatcgagGAAAATTTCGTCTTTATAACTGTCATACAATTGTAacaattaatttgttgttgtcggcggacaagaaaaagaaacccaaCCAGCAATAGCCAGCAGCTTCAGCCTCTAAAGTCAAGTGCGCATTACATCTATGTGTGTGGGAGTGAGACAACTGTATTTAACTGTGGCAGTATTttgataaaagaaaataaaaacaacaacaatcaaagcAGAGCAAAGCCAGACAGAGACACAAAAACGCGATAAGAAAACGTGCAAAACAGCTGAGAGAAGtaacagcagcagtagcaacaaGTGCAGtagcatcaacaacaacaatatcaaaTACAACGATACAAAGCCCTTTCAAGTGTTGTTGCCACAATCAATTAGAGTGAAACATTCAGCGTCAACGTTGCAGCATCGCAGTCggagcagcatcagcagcatccCCCCATAACATTTACTAAAGAGTCGGACTTTATATTGAATATTGTATTTGTGTCTGTAGTTGCTCCCGCTACGTCTCCGTAATCAcaagtcgtcgtcgtctccGTCGTCGTcgatgttattgttgttgtcgttgccttTTCTACTACCATCATCAGCAGATCAGCAGTAGCATCGTCGTTATAGGCTCGGGGCCCGCCATTCGGTTTCAATTTGATTGGGGTCTCTTCTCTTTCAGAGCTTCTGTGTCGTTTGTCGttggtgtgagtgtgtgtgcctCTGTTTAAGTGCGTTCAAATTCCGCGATTCCGTTCCGAATCCGAATCTGAAACTGTATCTGTAGTTTCCCACTAACGGCGAAGAATTCTCACAACTCATTGATATTTTAACCTCGTGTCCGTGTTGGTTGTTGGATGACGCTCGTCCAAGGTTCTGGCCGCACAAAATGCTCGTCTCTTTGGGCTTTTCGAAGCCTCGCTTCGTTGGAGTAAAAGTGCTCCTTTAGCGCCAAGAAAAAAGCAGAACAAAAATatcaatcaaaaaaacaattgGCAAAAAAGGACttttaaagttttcaaatcaaacaaaaaaccaagtgcaatacaataaaaaagtaacaaacaaacaaacgaacaaacaaacacttaaaatacaaaattgaaTTGCCGTGTAAAATACGTTATTTTCTAAAGGattgttaattaaaaattagcAAAACGATATAATACACCgaaagaaatatatacatacatataccacAGATATACAAGAGTGAGAGCTAAAACCAGttcaaagaaaataaataaataaaaggcTCTAATAAAATCGTTGATTAAGAAAATATAGCACCACCAATACACATTTgaacagaaaaataaataatattaaaaaaaaagaaaaaaaagctccAGCCTAGAAGACTACGGACTACTAACGGGTACGAAACGTCGGGGGCCTTCTATAAATAACACCCATACACACTCATATattatacctacatatatgtatatatacaactCTCCCGCATTCTCACacactctctcgctcttttaaatatttttgtcgGGGAGAGCGATTAAACTCAAAACGCGCTAATACagcgagcaaaaaaaaaacaaaaattaagaaaaatccGCCAGAGTAAATTGGAAACGCGTCTGGAATAGTTGTGTGCACAcggtcaaaaaaaaatatatatatatattgtatatataaaatccCAAATCAAATCTAactaaaaaatcaaaatcaaaacaagtgaaaaaaaaaccaaacaaaaatctATCTACAATAAAATGTCAAATATCTGACAGAGCAACCCTCCGCCtcaataaatcaaaaaaaggaagaaaacgTCTCCttcaaaaagaagaagaagaagaagtcaTACAAGTgccttaaaaaaaacaaaaactaacgCTAATTAATATGTCAAAAATCTGACAGTGactcaaataaaaaaaaatagagcaACATATTGAAACCAAAAAACTTTATGCAAACACAAATTGtttgcaaattttcaaatatattttatatatttttcttgtgAAGCGTTAAGCTAAAAAATATTGCTAGAATGTCAGCCCAAATCTGACAGTGACTTTAACcccccaaaacaaaaacaaaaacaagtgcataaataaattaaaaaaactgcaataaaaaccataaaacGTCACTTTAAAAGGGCGTTTAAAATtaacgaaagcaaaaaaatcgTTCTATCATTTCAATAACGTTTAAAAAACTTTGCAATAAATGGAGAAATCTGATATACGAATGCAACGCATGTCAAATGAaccaaaatattataaatcaCAATCAAGCTATATGTATTTGCGTAACAAAATGCtgttaaaaattgaaaacaccCTACTCCGAAGCCATCGTCAGCGTGAGACCACCGGTATTAAGAAACTATACAATTCATTTTTTGTACTGTTTTAAATGTTGCCCGTTTGTTAAATACGGCCGGGcaccccaacaacaacaacaaaaatacaataataaaGTTGTAAAACGACCCATAACGCACAACGAATTTGATCAATtctacaacaaaaacaaaaagcaacaaaaaac
The nucleotide sequence above comes from Drosophila willistoni isolate 14030-0811.24 chromosome 2L unlocalized genomic scaffold, UCI_dwil_1.1 Seg72.1, whole genome shotgun sequence. Encoded proteins:
- the LOC111519846 gene encoding uncharacterized protein LOC111519846; this translates as MEKSDIRMQRMSNEPKYYKSQSSYMYLRNKMLLKIENTLLRSHRQRETTGIKKLYNSFFVLF